The window GGGCCGAGCCACGCTTTTCTTCATGGCGATCAGGTCCTCGAGGGCAATGACGGTAGCTTCCGTCTTTTCCAGAGGGATACGCAGCGCGCGGGCATATACCGCGTCAAAGTCAAACGGTTCAGACGCGAACAGATCGATTTCCAGGGTGGGGTGCGCGGGACTCCATAGAGTAAAAACGGCCAGTCCCTTTTCTCGAATCCATTGCTCGCGGATCGTTTTCTCTGCGAACTCCTCGGCGGACACGGGGGCCCGGGGGCGGTAGTGATGGTCATGCAGGGCACGGATCGCTCTCAGCACATTGTCCCGGTCGAGCTGAATGCTCAGGTCGAGATCGGCCGTGGTCCGGAGGTATCCGTGTAAGACAACGGCAACACCACCCACAACCAGATAGCGCACGCGGGCCTGGTTCAGCGCATCCAGGATGTCTTCGATTTCGCCGATCATTGAGCGAGCCTCGATCTCCTTCCGATCTGCCTGCCGCCCCTGAATCGTATCATGGCTCAAGGTGGCGTCAACCGGAAAAACAGGATCCATAGAAATACCAGCCCGTTCAGAACTCGTGCAGTATTCCCAACACTCCTTGACATCACTTCCGAGGCCGCCGCTCAGAAAGTCTCCCCGCGGGTCATTGCGAGGAAGCGGATAAGCCGAAGCCCAGAGCGAAGCGAAGGGGACCGAGACAATCTCACTGTAGTTGGGGGACGCGGCCCCTGGGTACAACGCTGAGATTGCCGCGCTCCCGGTGGTCGCTCGCAATGACGAGCCAAGGGGGCGATAGTCTTACGCCGCAGGCTTTCATGCGCATAGGCGCGTCGCGGCGTATGAGGTATTCCCGGGAGCTTATCCCGGCACGTTGTAAGCCGGGAGCGGGAATCTAGACACGCACTGGATTCCGGGTCAAGCCCGTAATGACGATCAGAGCAAAGAGACTTATGGGACATTACATTAGTCGAATTTGGGAAAGACAATGCACGATCAAGGGCAGGAGCGATGCAGCGAACGGAGTTCGAAGGAGGTCAGGGGAACTGACGGAGGAAGCGCAGGTCGTTACCGTGAAAGAGGCGGATATCATCGATGCCGTACTTGAGCATGGCGACACGGGCCGGGCCCAAGCCAAAAGCGAAGCCGGAGTATCGGGCCGGGTCGTAGCCGACGCGCGTCAGGACATTCGGATGGACCATCCCCGCGCCCAGGATCTCGAGCCACCCGCTCGCCTTGCACAGTCGGCACCCGGCGCCCTTGCAGCGGAAACAGTCGATCGACATATCCACGCCGGGTTCGACGAACGGAAAATAGTCGCAGCGGAAACGGATCTTTCGGTCGTTGCCGAAGAGGCGCCGGACGAAAGCATACAACGTCCCCTTCAAATCGGCAAAGGTGACGGCTTCATCGACCGCCAGCCCTTCGATCTGGTGGAACTGGCTCTCATGACTGGCGTCCACCGCTTCGTATCGATAACACTTGCCGGGCACAATGATGCGAACCGGCGGCTTAGTCTGTTCCATGATGCGAATCTGCATCGGCGAGGTATGGGTCCGGAGCAACATCGGTCTATCGACCTTGGCGCTGGCCGGATCGATCCAGAAGGTATCCCACATCTCCCTGGCCGGGTGATCCTCCGGAATATTGAGGGCCTCAAAGTTATAGTAGTCCCACTCAACCTCTGGTCCCTCGATGACGGCAAACCCCATCTCCGCAAAGATTTCGCAGATTTCGCGGATGATCTGGGTGAGGGGATGCAGACGGCCCATGGTCGGACGTCGCCCCGGAAGGGTAACGTCGATCCGGTCTGTCGCCAGCACCTCATCACTCGGAATCGATTCCAGGGCCGCCCGTCGCGCTGCAATGTGTTCCTCGACGGTCTGCTTGACCTGGTTGGCCAGCAGACCGATCGCCGGACGATCCTGCGGTGGAAGCGTCACCAATTGCCTAAGGAGCCCCGTCAATCTGGCCTTGCGGCCAAGAAGCTGCACGCGGGCCTGTTCAAGCTGAGTCGCGTCGGCGCAGCGCTCAATCTGATTGAGCGCTGCCGCCTTCAGATCCTCCAGCTCCTGCCGTAGCGCCTCCACCTCTCCCCCACAACAACAAGCCCCGACACGGGTCGGGGCATGCCTCAGATAACAATGTCGCGATCTTTAATCCCTAAGCCGCCAAGCTCTCCCGCGCGGTTGCGGCGACTTTCGTAAACGCTACAGGATCCTGGATGGCCAGCTCGGCCAGGGACTTTCGGTCGATGGCTACGCCGGCCTTTTTGAGGCCGCCCATCAGGGCGCTGTACGACAGGCCAGTCAGGCGGGCCGCCGCATTGATCCGTATGATCCACAGGCCGCGGAAGTCACGTTTGCGAGCCTTGCGGTCACGATAGGCGTACTTCTTTGCCCGATCGACCGCCTCCTGCGCGCTCCTGTACGCCTTACTCCGTTTGCCCCAATACCCCTCGGCCTCTTTCAGGACCCTATTTCTGCGATGTCGTGTTTTAAATCCGCCTTTTGCGCGTGGCATCCTATTCCTCCAGATAAAACAGCGTTCAGCCCTCAGCGATCAGCGAAGTAACATAACACGGGATCCGCGATTCCTGCAAGCTGAATGCTGACGGCTGATTACTGACCGCTACCCGTCTTGTTACAGATACGGAATCAACCGCTCCATCCTGGCCGTATCCGGCTTGGATACCAGACCCGGCTGTCGCAGATTTCGTTTCCGCTTCCTCGACTTGCCTGTCAGCAAGTGGCTCTTAGACGCTTTGTAGCGTCTGATCTTGCCGGTTCCCGTCATCTTGAACCGCTTCGCGGCTCCTTTGAGTGTCTTGATCTTCGGCACCGTCGCTCCTCTCTGTCAATGCTTGGGGGTGAGGATCATCACCATGTTCCGACCTTCCTGCCTGGGGCGCTGCTCGATGATGGCGATCTCTTTGAGCGCTTCAGCGAAGCGATCCAACTGCACCTTCCCGCGATCGAGATGCACCATCTCCCGTCCTCGGAACATCATGGTCACCTTGGTCTTATTCCCTTCCTTCAAGAAGCGCTCGGCGTGCTTGGCCTTGAACTGAAAATCGTGATCCTCGGTTTTTGGCCGGAGCTTGATCTCTTTGACCTGGATGACCGTCTGCTTCTTCCTCGCCTCCCGCGTCTTCTTACTCTGCTCGTAGCGATATTTCCCGTAGTTCATGATCCGGCAAACAGGCGGCTTGGCTTCAGGCGCCACCTCCACCAGATCGAGCGCAAGCTTCTGGGCAGTCTCGAGAGCCTCCTGAATCGGCAGGATTCCAAGCTGGGCTCCCTCCGGACTAATCACCCTCACCTCTTTAATCCGAATCCGCTCATTCACCCGAACACTTCTACTGATGGACGCTCCCTCCTTCATGTTGAGCCGGCCAGGTCGCCTTCACGGCCGGCTTGAGTTCCTCTGCAATCGCGGCTATAAATCCATCGATCGGCATGACGCCCAGATCTCGTCCGCCGCGCTGTCGCACCGAAACAGTGCGTGATGTGATCTCTTTTTCTCCTACTACCAGGGCATAGGGGATCTTCTGCACCTCGGCATCTCGAATCTTATAGCCGACCTTCTCGTTCCGCACGTCTACTTCCGTGCGCACCCCTGCCGTCCTGAGCTGGTCAGAGACCTGCTGAGCATATGGCAGGAAGCGATCGGCTACCGGCACCAGCCGAACCTGTACCGGCGCAAGCCAGATCGGGAAGGCGCCTGCATGATGTTCGATCAATACCCCAAAAAACCGCTCCAGCGACCCGAGAACCGCGCGATGGACCATGAAGGGCCGATGCGACCGGTTGTCCTCTCCAACATAGGTAATATCGAAGCGTTCCGGCAAATTGAAGTCGAACTGCACAGTCGTACACTGCCACGAGCGGCCCAAGGCGTCTTTTACCTTCAGATCGATCTTCGGTCCATAGAAGGCCCCGCCTCCTTCGTCGATCTGATACGAAAGCCCCGCCTGATCGGCTGCCTGACGTAGCGCCGCAGTCGCGTCATTCCAAAGGCCCTGGTCTCCGATCGCCTTCTCCGGCCTGGTGGCAATGTAGGCGTCATACCGATCGAACCCGAAGGCGCGAAGAAAGAACAGACTGAAGCTGACGGTACGGGCCACTTCGGATACCATCTGCGCCGGCGTACAAAAGATGTGCGCATCATCCTGCGTAAACCCTCGAACGCGCAAGAGCCCGTGCAACACGCCGACGCGCTCGAAGCGATAGACCGTTCCCAGCTCGGCAAACCGCACCGGCAGCTCTCGGTAACTGTGGACCTTAGACTGAAAGAGCTTGATATGGAAGGGGCAGTTCATCGGCCTGACGTAATAGTCGTTCCCTTCCATTTCCATTCTTGGATACATGAACTCCTGGTAAAAGTCAAGATGGCCACTGGTCTCCCACAGCTTCGCCCGGCCGATGTGCGGCGTATAGATAAGGTCGTAGCCGTTGTTGAGGTGCTGCTCGCGCCACAGATCCTCAATCAGCTTCCGGACCAACGCCCCCTTCGGATGCCACAGAATCAGTCCGCCGCCGACTTCATCATCGACGCTAAAGAGGTCCAGCTCACGGCCCAGGCGTCGATGATCCCGCCGCTTGGCCTCCTCCAGGAGAAATAGATGCGCCTCCAGCGCATCTTGTGTCGGGAAGGCGATGCCGTAGATTCTGGTCAGCATCGGTCGCCGCTCGTCGCCCCGCCAGTAGGCCCCTGCCAGATGGGTCAGCCTGAAGAAGCGGATCACTGACGTATCGAGCACATGGGGACCACGGCACAGATCGACAAAGTCGCCGGTTATGTAGAAACTGGCCCGCTCCGCGGCAGGATCGACCTCGTGCTTCAGCTCATCCTGCTCAGCGGCTCCAATGGGAGCTATCGCCCGATCTCGGATGGTTTCAAGAAGTTCCACCTTGTACGGCTGGTTCAGTGTCGTTACCTTCGCGATCGCCTCTTCCAGCGAAACCTCAAGCCTGGTGAACGGGAGTCGCTGCTCCGAGAGCTCGTGCATCGTGGCCTCAATGGCCGGTAGATCGTCCGGGGTAAGCGGACGAGGTGGCTCGATATCGTAGTAAAAGCCATCCTGGATCGCCGGGCCAATGGCAAATTTTGAGCCGGGCAGAAGCTGCTGTACGGCGGCTGCCATCAGGTGAGCAGCACTGTGCCGGAGTATCGAGAGGCCTTCCGGCGAGTTGACGGTGATAAACCTTACCCGGGCCTCTTGGTCGATGGGACTGCTCAGATCGGCAGGACGCCCATTGACTATTGCCCCAATCGTCTCCTTTTTGGCCGCCGGATCCGCGACCTCCAGTACCCCCAGCGCTGTTACGCCAGCGGGGAATTCATGTCGCTGTCCATCGTCCAAGGTGATTACGATCGATTGTGTCCGGATCTCACTCATGCTGCGCGTCCAGTCTCGATAAGAAAAGCGCATCACAACGGTAGGATACTCTTTTCCGTTCAGATGATTCCGCCTAAGGCAACATCGGGTATTGTGAGCGATGGTAGGCGCGGGCGGTCTTGAACCGCCGACCTCTTGCGTGTCAAGCAAGCGCTCTCCCCCTGAGCTACGCGCCTAAATCTTCTCCCGGCTTCACAATTACCGGCGCTTATCTTCAATCACTTAGGTCCATTCTGTCAAGCGAAAAGGCGATCTTCCCCACCCCCCCATTGCTCTGTGACCACATACGCCTGGCCGCTACGAAGGCTTGATCCCGTACTTCTTTAAGAGGCGATGAACCGTTTTCCGGTCTACGCAGGCAGCCTTCGCGGCCTGTGAGATATTACCGTCATGTCGCTTAAGGAGCTGGACCAGATAGTCCCGCTCAAACGAACCGGCCCACACCTCTTTTGCCCGCTTGAGCGGTAGCTCATTCGGTGGGAGCGTCTGGACGGCCTCGACCTTGACGCGGAGGTGTTCCGGCAACTCCTGTGGCCGGATCAGCTCGCATTCTGCCAGAACCACCGCTCGCTCCATCACATTCTGCAGTTCGCGGACGTTCCCAGGCCAGGTATACGCTTCTAAAAGCCGCATCGCGTCCGGCGTGACGCCTCTGACCTCCTTCTCGCTACCGGACGCGTACTTTGCGAGATAGTGATGCGCGATCAACTGGATATCGCCCCTGCGATCTCGCAGGGGCGGGAGCGGCAGTGAGATGACGTTCAGGCGATAATAGAGATCTTCCCGAAACCTACCGGCAGCGACTGCCTGGGCCAAGTCGTGGTTGGTGGCGGAGATGACGCGCACATCCACCTCAATCATTCGATTTGACCCGACCCGCCGTACCTGGCGTTCCTGCAGGACCCTCAGTAGCTTAGACTGGAGATTCAGGCTGATGTCGCCCACCTCGTCCAGGAAAATGGTCCCACCGCTGGCAAATTCAAACAGTCCCGGGCGGGTAGCCTGTGCTCCCGTAAATGCACCCTTCTCGTGCCCGAACAGCTCGCTTTCCAGCAGGTTTTCGGGAAGCGAGACGCAATCAACGGGGATGAAAGGGCCCGTCGCCCGGCGGCTGTTGACATGGAGGCTCCTGGCAATCAGCTCCTTGCCGGTCCCGGTCTCACCGATAATAAGGATATTGGCCTCGCTCTTCGCGACCTTCTTAATAGTCTCGAAGACCTGAAGCATCGGCAGGCTCCTGCCGATGATATTGTCAAAGCGATGGGTCTCGGTGAGTTGCGCCAGAAGCCGTCGGTTCTCTTCTCGCAAACGACGCTGGCCCATCGCCCGCTCGACACACACCTTGAGTTGATCGGCCGAGAACGGTTTGGGTAGGTAATCGAACGCCCCCTCTTTGATCGCCTCTACGGCGGTCTCGATCGTGGCAAAGGCGGTGATCAGGATCACGGTCGCCTCAGGATCGATCGCCTGGATTGCCTGAAGGACACCCAGACCGTCAAGGCCCGGCATCCGAAGATCGGTCAGCACCAGGTCGGGCCTTTCACGCTCGTACAGCGTGGCAACCTTGCCGCTATCGACATCGGTCACCACCTCATAGCCAAAGCGAGTGAGCAGCTTGGCGCAGTGCTCGAGCATATCCGCTTCGTCATCGATCACAAGCACTCGACCTAGCTTCGGCATCCTGTCCTTTCCCTCATCCGTGGATATCCCTTGCGAGCAATGTCATGGCATACGACAAAGAATGTAATACAGTGTGAAGGCGTGCAGCAAGAGAGTAATCGTGCTTCGCTATAGTTGAGGGAGAGGGGTCAGTATAGAAATCGGAGTGAGCAGCAGGGCGCTGCCCACGACGACATCACGAACCTACCACCTTCTTTGCACCATGATCCTCCTCTCTCGGCGTCGTTTAGGTTGCCCACCACGATCCCTCACCGGGCATAAGCCGATTACGCCTTCTCTCTCCCCTCAGGCTGCGGCGACGCGGCTCCCGCCATTTTTCTTAGCGACAACCTTTGCAATGATCTGCTCCAGGACCTCTCGATCCGTGGGCCAGGGCGAGTTGACCACCTTCTTCTGCTTGAGCGGGATATGATCCATCCGATACTGCATGCCGGCGGCAGCCACCCCGGCCTGTGCCACGGGAATCACGACCGCGGCCACCCTCGTCGTGTCGCTCTCTTTGGGGTCTATAGCAATGAGCGGGATCGACTGAAGATACTCCGCCGTCTTGCCCGGAAGATGACCGACGGCATCCGCTGCGATAACCATGGCGGCGTCTACTTCTTTGCGGCCTACGAGGTCGGCGACCGAAAACTCCCCGGGGTTGTATCGCGGATAGCCCCGGCTGAAGTTGACGGACATGGGGTATCCGGTCTGCCAGGTCAGCACCTGCTGGATACCCACCACGTTGCCATGACCCCGCATCGGCATACCGGAAAACTTGGTGAATCGGTTCAGCTCTTGAGCCAGTTTCAGGATGGCAATAGCATTGAAGTGCTTACCCCGGCTCATCGTAATGCCCATCCCCCAACAGATGACCCCGAACTTGCACTGCTTCATCTTGTCTACCAGCGCCTTCCATTCCTCGATCGCCACTCCACCCACCTCAGGGCAATCCCACTCGTGACCCTTCACCAGCGCCGACAGGACGGAAAGAACCTCGTAGTCGGAGTTCGGCTTGATCTGGAAGGCGATATTGGCCATCCGGGATGATGAAGTCGGCCTTACATCAACCGTCACGATCGTCCGTTCTTTTTTCCCCAATGGGGTAAAGAGCCCCTTGGCCGTCACGGCATAGCGACTGGGGTGTCGCGGATGCGCCTCCGCCGGGTTCGATCCCCAGTAGATCACAAGATCCGCCCTGTTCTTGATCTCTCCCACGGTACACGTCGGAAGACCGATTGTCTGCAGACCCTGCAGACCTGGTCCGTGTCAGACCGACGATGTGTGGTCGATGTTGGCGCCG is drawn from Candidatus Methylomirabilis tolerans and contains these coding sequences:
- a CDS encoding nucleotidyl transferase AbiEii/AbiGii toxin family protein, giving the protein MDPVFPVDATLSHDTIQGRQADRKEIEARSMIGEIEDILDALNQARVRYLVVGGVAVVLHGYLRTTADLDLSIQLDRDNVLRAIRALHDHHYRPRAPVSAEEFAEKTIREQWIREKGLAVFTLWSPAHPTLEIDLFASEPFDFDAVYARALRIPLEKTEATVIALEDLIAMKKSVARPRDIEDIAALESLADKGKESEEDSDE
- the pheS gene encoding phenylalanine--tRNA ligase subunit alpha, coding for MEALRQELEDLKAAALNQIERCADATQLEQARVQLLGRKARLTGLLRQLVTLPPQDRPAIGLLANQVKQTVEEHIAARRAALESIPSDEVLATDRIDVTLPGRRPTMGRLHPLTQIIREICEIFAEMGFAVIEGPEVEWDYYNFEALNIPEDHPAREMWDTFWIDPASAKVDRPMLLRTHTSPMQIRIMEQTKPPVRIIVPGKCYRYEAVDASHESQFHQIEGLAVDEAVTFADLKGTLYAFVRRLFGNDRKIRFRCDYFPFVEPGVDMSIDCFRCKGAGCRLCKASGWLEILGAGMVHPNVLTRVGYDPARYSGFAFGLGPARVAMLKYGIDDIRLFHGNDLRFLRQFP
- the rplT gene encoding 50S ribosomal protein L20; translation: MPRAKGGFKTRHRRNRVLKEAEGYWGKRSKAYRSAQEAVDRAKKYAYRDRKARKRDFRGLWIIRINAAARLTGLSYSALMGGLKKAGVAIDRKSLAELAIQDPVAFTKVAATARESLAA
- the rpmI gene encoding 50S ribosomal protein L35; amino-acid sequence: MPKIKTLKGAAKRFKMTGTGKIRRYKASKSHLLTGKSRKRKRNLRQPGLVSKPDTARMERLIPYL
- the infC gene encoding translation initiation factor IF-3, which produces MNERIRIKEVRVISPEGAQLGILPIQEALETAQKLALDLVEVAPEAKPPVCRIMNYGKYRYEQSKKTREARKKQTVIQVKEIKLRPKTEDHDFQFKAKHAERFLKEGNKTKVTMMFRGREMVHLDRGKVQLDRFAEALKEIAIIEQRPRQEGRNMVMILTPKH
- the thrS gene encoding threonine--tRNA ligase; translation: MSEIRTQSIVITLDDGQRHEFPAGVTALGVLEVADPAAKKETIGAIVNGRPADLSSPIDQEARVRFITVNSPEGLSILRHSAAHLMAAAVQQLLPGSKFAIGPAIQDGFYYDIEPPRPLTPDDLPAIEATMHELSEQRLPFTRLEVSLEEAIAKVTTLNQPYKVELLETIRDRAIAPIGAAEQDELKHEVDPAAERASFYITGDFVDLCRGPHVLDTSVIRFFRLTHLAGAYWRGDERRPMLTRIYGIAFPTQDALEAHLFLLEEAKRRDHRRLGRELDLFSVDDEVGGGLILWHPKGALVRKLIEDLWREQHLNNGYDLIYTPHIGRAKLWETSGHLDFYQEFMYPRMEMEGNDYYVRPMNCPFHIKLFQSKVHSYRELPVRFAELGTVYRFERVGVLHGLLRVRGFTQDDAHIFCTPAQMVSEVARTVSFSLFFLRAFGFDRYDAYIATRPEKAIGDQGLWNDATAALRQAADQAGLSYQIDEGGGAFYGPKIDLKVKDALGRSWQCTTVQFDFNLPERFDITYVGEDNRSHRPFMVHRAVLGSLERFFGVLIEHHAGAFPIWLAPVQVRLVPVADRFLPYAQQVSDQLRTAGVRTEVDVRNEKVGYKIRDAEVQKIPYALVVGEKEITSRTVSVRQRGGRDLGVMPIDGFIAAIAEELKPAVKATWPAQHEGGSVHQ
- a CDS encoding sigma-54 dependent transcriptional regulator, giving the protein MPKLGRVLVIDDEADMLEHCAKLLTRFGYEVVTDVDSGKVATLYERERPDLVLTDLRMPGLDGLGVLQAIQAIDPEATVILITAFATIETAVEAIKEGAFDYLPKPFSADQLKVCVERAMGQRRLREENRRLLAQLTETHRFDNIIGRSLPMLQVFETIKKVAKSEANILIIGETGTGKELIARSLHVNSRRATGPFIPVDCVSLPENLLESELFGHEKGAFTGAQATRPGLFEFASGGTIFLDEVGDISLNLQSKLLRVLQERQVRRVGSNRMIEVDVRVISATNHDLAQAVAAGRFREDLYYRLNVISLPLPPLRDRRGDIQLIAHHYLAKYASGSEKEVRGVTPDAMRLLEAYTWPGNVRELQNVMERAVVLAECELIRPQELPEHLRVKVEAVQTLPPNELPLKRAKEVWAGSFERDYLVQLLKRHDGNISQAAKAACVDRKTVHRLLKKYGIKPS